A window of Macrotis lagotis isolate mMagLag1 chromosome 1, bilby.v1.9.chrom.fasta, whole genome shotgun sequence genomic DNA:
TTGATCCCATTTATCTATAATTAAGGAACAAAGACACAAAAGATGCCCTCAGGAGACTCATGAGCAGAATAACCTCCTCTCAGTGATGGGAATGACTCCTAGAAATTTTAATAGGACAGAGGTATCTCCTATTAGGAAGCAAAAATGGTGGAGATATGAAATCACGCCCCACTTAAATCTATCCTTCATTGAATCGCTAGAGTGACTTACCTAATGTACAGGTGTTGATCCTATCATCACCCCTAACTGATGAATTCAATGGATTTCATTTTGTCATCAAAATcaaatgtaattttctttgtttgacaTTTCTATGTTGACAACCTAGTCCCTCTATATCTAACCAATTTACTAGCATCTTACTCCATCTAGACCATAAAATCTTAgatccagtgacattgacctCATTACTTTTCCATGAATGAAACTCTCCATTGCTTGACTATTGGCATTTCCCAGGCTATTCCCTGGTTCTGGAATCCACTTTCTACTCAACTACATCTAATAACttctttaatttctcttaaaTCTCAAATACAAATGTCATTTTTACTGGAAACTTTTACAAACTCTAATTTtagtcctttttttctctcttaagaacatttactaaatttatattccttattcatatattttaatgtgtatatatgcatttgtacacacacacacacacacacacacacacatatatatatatatatatatatatatacatacatacatacacacacaatcttCATCCTGTCTCTCTCCTTAGACTGCAAGATCCTTGAGATAAGCAACTgttttatttgcttcattttgtgTTCCCAAAACTTAGAAGAAGGCCTAGTgcagagtaggtacttaataaatggcaGTTGATGAATCTCAGTTTTCCTAAATCACTGCCTCACTCAGCTCTAGTTCTCTATAAAAGACTTTAATCATGATTCTATTAATGGTGCTAGTAATACAGTTACAGTTCCTTTAACACCTCCTGCTTCCTGAAAATAAATTTGAGCTCCAAATAGTAGTAGATACTAAGTGAAAAAACATTTAATTCTCAGCCTAGCATTCAAAAGTTATGTACACTTGACCAAGTCATCTAATATCTTTCCtccttaattaaattttttttaaatgggaaatggAGGACCTTCCCTGACAGTCTATTTTTTCTCTGTATAGcaagttaaatattttaaaggaaagtatattaaaaactgtgaaatatattataattgcatttaagaaggaaaaatttgTGGAAATCATTATGAACTTTCATCATTGGATAGCATGTTTCAATTCCTCTATCTATTACAGATTATCATTTTGAATTACTAGGTTTCAAAAAATTCATCACATTTGTGCCAGCTCTCTGATTATGAGTCTCTTTATACTTTGTCTTATGCAATATGTAAAGTCTTTTTAGTTTTGGGGGGACTGGAATAACTGGAGTTTTGACAATTCTGAGCATCTCCATTTGATAATGAGACATTAAATGAGTATATATACTCAAACTCCAATTGTTTTTGTGGCTATCattataataatttctctcaaatATGTCTAACCATTTTATTACTTTGTCTAAGATGCTACAATGACTTAATATAATAACtagaatcaaattttattttctttccctcaaaaTACTTCATAAGCTTAGTTGAAATTATATTCCTGGTCTAATTTCACATAACTGCTTTCAAAATATTCTATACTATAGTCAAACATACTTGCTTATTGTATCTAATTTTGGAGGCCAAAATTTCAATCAATCCTCTAAATGTTTGGAgggaaattgtttcatttctatGAGTATTATATTTTTCAATCAAAAGATTTCTTTGTCCTAAGGTTTAAAAAATGATACCATTACCCATAAGGATGTAGAACATTGAATTTATGACCTGGTTCTGATGTTTACTTCCTGTCTAAATATAGCCCTAGACTTGTTgtgaatgaatttatttaaaaagacaaggaaaattgATTCAAGTAATCTTTTTTTGGACACATCAGCCACCAATCAGAGAATTAACCCTGGTCTGTGCTGCTTGTCTCATGAAAGGTATGActgtttcaacatttacttccatgGTTAGAATTGAGTTTCAAATCTATACTGCAAGCATAGGGCAGTAGAAGACTGATCTTTATAAGAGTTTGCAATCTAGGTTGTACAGTGATTAGAACATTAGTCTTGGAAATCAGGAAAACCCTCTTCCTGAATTTAAACCTGGTCTCACagcacttaataactgtgtgaacctggattaagaatttaaacttttttgatGCAATTTATTCTActgtaaaataaatttgagaaaaaatggcttttttttcGCTACTAGAGATTTttactccagtatccttgccatgAAAATGCTAAATTGGAGGCACTAAGAATCAAACTtggctgaaacaactgaacaatagacCAACATGTATGAGAGgacaaaatgagattatatttggcAATAGTAAAAccctttataaatgttatcagGAAGTGGAAGGAATACTTGGATGTCCTCACACCCCCAGGTCCTTTATTGAATCCTTACTTAGCATGAACAGAATGTCCTTGACCATCCTAATTGCCTTCTTCTAGTTACTCTGTACAAAGTTCTTTGTTGCATCCTCCATGAGGCTGCAAAACCATCAATTTAGTCTGTAAAACCTATGAAAGGAACAACTGTGTATATGAAATCTCTGAAGGTCCATTATAAATCCCAAAGGGGACTTGAATATTGATTCAGATGAACAAATATGCATCTACTTCCACAGAAGCACTATGAATTCCAGCCATCCTTGGGCTTTATAGATTAGTGGAAAGCAACAAAGAGCCAGTACCATTATTCACTTTCTCCATTCTTTATTACTTTGTCTAAGATGCTACACTGATTCACTATAATAACtcgaataaaattttattttctgtttccctCAAAATACTTCTGAAGCTTAATTGAACATATATTCCTGGTTTAATTTCACATAACTGCCTGTAACTTATTCTATACTCTATTCAAAAACACTTGCTTATAATATCTAATTTCAGAGcacaaggaagagaaaggagccCATATTTTCAATCAATCCTTCAAATGTTTGGAGCGAAATAGTATCCTTTCaatgattattatatttttcagttaaaaatgtctttgttgaaaggttaaaaaaatgacaCCATTACCCATAAGTATGAAGAACATTGAACTTATGACCTGGTCCTGATCTTTACTTCCTGTCTAAATATAGTTCTAGACTTATTgtgaatgaatttatttaaaatgaaaaagaaaattaattcaagTAATCTTTTTTGGACACATCAGCCACCAATTAGATAACTGACCCTGGCCTTTGTCACTTATTTAATGATTGGTATAACTGTTTCAAAATTTACTGCCATGGATAGAACGTAGTTTGAAATCCATACTGCAAGCACAGAGCAGTGGAAGACTGATCTTTATAAGAGTTTGATATCTAGATAGATCAATGAATGGAACACTAGTCTTGGAGATCAGGAAAAACCTTCATCCTGAATTTAAACCTAGTTTCAcaaaactagttttttttttttttgtaactatgtgaccctggatgaagaatttaaacttatttttgactcaattctttgaactgtaaaataaatttgagaaataaaatggcCTTTTTTTGGATACTAGAGTTTTTTACTCCAATATCCTTGCCATGAAAATACTAAATTGGAAGCATTAGTAATAAAACTTggctgaaacaactgaagaacacCCCAAAGTATAGGGGAGAACAAAATGAGATTGTGTTTGGAAATAGTAAAAccctttataaatgttatcagGAAGTGGAAGGAATACTTGGATGTCCTCACACCCCCAGGTCCTTTATTGAGTCCTTACTTGGCATGAACAGAATGTCCTTGACCATCCTATTTGCCCTTTTCTGATTACTCTATACTAAGTTCTTGGTGGCATTATCCATGGGTCTGCACAAACATTAACTTAGTCTGTGAAACCTAAGAAAAGGAGCAACTGTGTATATGAAATCTCTAAAGGTCCATTATAAATCCCAAAGGGGCCAAATATGCACAACCCCATGGAATTTAGAGATTTAGTGGAAAGCAACAAAGAGCCCACATATCCTTGGGCTTTATAGATTTAGTGGCAAGCAACAAAGAGCCAGCACCATCATCCACTTTCTGCATTCTTAGGCTGTTTTTCAACCAGATCATTTTGACAACAATGAACAGGTAAGTTACTAGAAGCAGCtgagaaaataacttttaattgCTGCAGTGTTTTCTTAATTTAGTTAATGTCAAGTGATTGAGTATTTGTAAATGGCACAGGGATCTGCTAGATGAGTTGGAGTATCACACAATACATGTAAGGAAGAGGGCATCCTGGGACTTTGGTTACTGTTCTGAGGATTTGGTTATTCAATTCTTGCATTTTCACAAAAAGTGGACTAcagagtaaaaataaacaaagcagCAGTAATGAAAGATATTTCCATAGTATTTTGCAATTTGGAGTGCTTGCAATATCAGGTACATTGCAATGCCTTACAAAAATGTGtgctttttaattctttgcctaTTTAACTCAATTGATTTTCACAGCAAATATGGggtaattactattattattatcaacattttacagctgaaaacactgaaattcagagaggttaaatgaaagGGGGCAGGTGTATCACACATAGTGAGTTACCTGCTGTCTGACTTCAAACTAGGTCTTTGTGTTTTCTCATTCCCTTATGCCATGCTTGCTTACTACAGAATCctaagatcattgatttagaattgGGGAAGCTCTTAGAAGTTATTTATACCACCTCCCCCTTATCGTCTATTGTTATATATCAGGAAATTAAGTTGCTGTAATATGAACTGAGTTCCTGATGATCATGAAAACCATAATTAAcaggagaatttgaactcagaatatttaattcaaaaattcattattcccttttttctgatttccaaatctgtgaattttttttctttttttatagcaaAACCAATATTTAGATGAGAAGTTTCTAAATGAAGCTAGTGTGTGCAACCgattctaatgggaaaaaaatgatcagGGTTTTAATGCAGTAACTAAATCAGACTCCTTGCTATTTGGATGTTTCTTTTCAGTAAATCTGAAATCCTCAAATCAAGAATTGAGGGAGACCTTTGAGATCAACAGCTTCTCTACCCAATATAGGAGGGGGATCCTTTGCAACAGTCTGCATAAGTAAATATCTACTCTTGAATGTCTTTCATACCAGAAAATTCAGTCATTCAGGTCAGTCCATTCAATTATTCCCTAGTACACATTGGttgacttttgtttcttcttttactctaaaatgttttcctaaaatGTTTATGCATCACTTTAGCAAGTTGTGTTCTAGAACACTAGGTTTGTAGGCTTTGACAGGAATATTTAGAGTTCCTGCAAGTGatattttctgtgttttcttaTGTTCCCACCCATTACACTGTAGCTTCTAAAAGAATGAGAGGTAACTGTGCTGAAGGACAAATATGTCAGGAGATGAGACACGATTGTGGAAATGGGAcaacatttaaataattctttctcaTGCCTTCTAGGTGAAGAGATAACTGAATACATTGTCCTTTTGGCAGATACTGAATTTGTCTTTCAATCAAATTGAATGTTCCTTTATTTCCTGTTGCTATCAAAGAATTAATGTCTTTGGTGTGGTGTGAGGGAGAGTTTACTTTCTACATATAAGAGGGAAGATGCAACATTGTTTGGGGAAAATATTAGACTGAGTTGTAATGCATATCTTCCATTTTAATCCTGGAACAGTTCCAGACACAGAGAATGATGACTATTCTCTGTTGAAGACAGGAAAAGAATAATTCTGCCAGAAAAGTGACTAAGATCCTCATGGTTATACAATTTAAAAGTTGTAAATTGCTTGCAAAGAACTTAGGAATAAATAAGGGATGCACATAATGGAGTCTTCAAGTAGAATGTGATCAGAGCAGATTCTTAGAAAGCCATAGGGAAATATGAGGAAGAATAATGCATAGTCAACTAAAATCTGACCTATAGTAGGAAGCCTTTATCCTTCTCAATTCTAGTGCATTCTTATTATTGACTATTTTCTACTTTCACTGTATACAGgtcatttgaaaataattatgtaattGTAGACTCTCCTACAGGACAGATTGAGATTAAATGCATGTTCATGgcctggaaaaaaagaagaaaagaaagtgaattatTCTTTATAGTTAGTTCTCTTTTATCTGGAACGAACTGGAACCACAGGGATTTCCAAcaatggggaaatgactgaaataattgcgatatataattgtgatgaaatatttctaaaagatatCTTGAGCACAATGATGTTAGAAATTCATGTAGACAGGCACAAGAAGGTGAAGAGcaaaaagagcagaaccaagataacattaTTTACAGCTTCAGTAATATCATTTTAAGAATGTCTTTCTTGAGTAACTTAATCATTATGATTACTATTACTACAAAACTAAGAATacacaataaatgaaaaatgactgtttctaaagaaggaaatcataaaaagaagaaaatataaataatttacatataaaCATTCACATTTATGTTTATGTAGGACAGATGGGGAAGAAAGTAATGAAAAGgggataaaagaaatttaaataactttattatatattttaaagggatAGCAAGTTATACTCAATTTGCAATTTCATATTCAACATGTTTTTATCAtaattatgttatggaaatgaaAGTTTCAacccataaaatgaaattaaaatatattttttaaaataataattatgtaaatgaaattgatgatgatgttgaacAAACCAATCCTTAATGGCTTAGtgaaatttttgcttttgattctgATGTACTTTCAAACTTTACAAACAGTTCTCTCCCAAAATTGTATAGTTTCTGATCTCCTCCTTGAAGTGGAAAATGTTTTGTGCTATTCAAATTGAAGGAAAGGCCAGTTATTAAGAGGTTGGTTCGGTTGCTTGATTGCCTGTCATGGCAAGAAATCAATAAGGAAAGGAACATGAATACAGAACTAATCAAATGAACAAGTCTGACTTTTTTCAGAACTTCATCCCAAGGACTCGGCTAATTAAAGTAATtcatttaattgatttatttctaTTGAAATTGTTTATATGACATCATCCTTTTTTAACCAAAGATTCAGTCCTGGTCTTTGCATTAAcccaatattctttcttttctaaaacttGTCTTTTGGACTTTAGGtggaaaagcaaaataatcataATGTGGAATGAAAAGAATCAGACTTTTGATAGAGGCTTCATCTTATTAGGATTATTGAATCCAAACCACTATGGATTGCTCTTCTTAATACTTATTCTCATGATTTTTATGTTGGCAATTATGGGAAACGCGGTCTTGATTATTCTTATCTACCTTGATGTCCGGCTCCACACTCCAATGTATTTCCTTCTCAGTCATCTCTCTTTTACAGATATCTTTCACATCTCCAACACTGTTCCCTTGATGGCCAGTAACTTCATAACTGGCAGGAATTCCATCACCTTTGTAGGTTGTGggtttcaaatatttctttctctcctctttttggGTGCTGAATGCCTTCTTCTTGCAGCCATGTCTTATGATCGCTATGTGGCTATCTGTCACCCACTGCATTACCCTATTTTTATGAACCATCGAATTAGTGTCCTAATGGCTTCTGGATGCTGGCTTTGGGGAATCCTCAACTCCACAATTCATACGACTTATTTAATGCTGCTCCCATTTTGTGGATCAAGGACTGTTGACCACTTTTTTTGTGAGCTTCCAGCCATGGTGAAACTCTCCTGTGTTGACACATCACggtatgaaagaggaattaatgTAAGTGGTgtaattttccttctaattccatTTTCTGTCATCCTTGCATCCTATGGACAGATTTTCCGTACTGTGCTTCATATCAAATCTATGGAAGCCCAGAAAAAAGCCTTTTCCACTTGTTCCTCCCACCTGGttgtagtattcatgtactatggTCCATTTACTTTTACATACATGAGACCAAGGTCATATCATACACCAGGTCAGGACAAGGTCTTAGCAATTTCATATACCATTCTCACTCCCATGCTCAACCCTATCATCTACAGCCtcagaaataaagatgtattATGTGCTCTGAAGAAGGTTTTAGGAAAGGCAGTTATGCAAAGaaattaatatgtatttattattagatttaatGTCTTTTGGTGGCCTATTAGAAATGTATAGCAAATATCATAAGTAGCATTCAAGTATTATGATGCTTCTGACTGCCATTAAATATACAATGAAATAAACTGTACAATTCTAATATGTGTTTCACCGTGTGAATTCTAttatgatctttttttatttttttgaattttttatgagttttatttaatttatagcaAGGGTGATGCTATTGATTGATGTTTCAGTTCCTACATTAGACAACAATCTTGAATGCCCATGCTATCATTcaaatattaaagtaataataataacagatcATTGAAAATTGTGATTCACTACTTTATCAAATCATCATTGCTTTATCAAGGTTCTGAAATCTCTATTGTTTTTGGTATCAGATATTGATATTGTCATTGAATTCCTCACTGTTTGCCTATATGGAATCCAACTTCTCCATACTATTCACAACAATTTACAACATacacacccacccacacacacacacacacaaatgcatgAAACAATTTCTCTTCTCCACTGCCAAAAAACCAATGTCACTAGAGATGGTGTGTTTTCAGATGATCTTGACTTTTCCCTTTTGAAGTACTGAATACAAGTAACTAAGATATATGTGTGGGATTAAAATTGTCCTGCTTACCATAAAATAGACTGAGCCAGAAATTTGAGCCAATGTCACTTTATTAAAGGGTCCATCATCCATCCTAATGAAGtagacttcttttatttttcacaatcTGAGATACCGCCTTCTGCTGGGACCATATTTTAATAGAATCTGCCCAAATATACAGAAAAGCATGGTGATTATAGTATGTCATTGGTTCATAGACCTTGAACTTGAGTGCCAAAAGTTATATATTAGGAGGAGCCATTCCCAATGCCTAAGGGGTCATGGAATAGTCATATATAGATAGGCTACTTCTTTGTTTAGGCAGAAGGAGTTGGCACAAGGTATACATCCTAACTAGGGCCATAACATGGACACTTGCACACTTGCTTGAACTAGAGGTACCAAAATAACTTGAAACTTTTCATGTTTTTGTGTCATCTCCACTACAAGCAATTTAATCAACAAGACaaggaaaaatgatattgaactaGCTTTCCATGATTGCATGTGTGTTATTATCTTCTACATTTCAGAGCTCTATGATCATAACAGATATATTGATATTAATATACTTTGAATAGGAGGCTCTTTAAACATTAAATCAACTTTCTTTGATCCTGGCTTATTGGTACATATGTGAGTTCATCCCTCTCCTGTTATAGATATCagtatataatttatgtatatgAAGTGTTAAGCTAGGAGTGTTTTGTGTATATAATAAAGGTTTCATAATCTAATAATCTAAAACACTTTGAAATTAAAGCATGTTTACACACACATGTAGATACATGTAAAATGTGTGTGAAGACTGATATAATCAATTTATTCTTCAACTCATCCaatttctgttctttatttttttttctatattaccAAGTGTCTCCCTCTCTGTTTTCTGTCTAAAGAAGATGCAATCCTTGGGAACCTAAACTCTCTACTTTGCTATATTTACTCTTAGAGAATATCAACATACTTTTTCCACAATCTCTTTTCTTGAGTCCTTCTGTCACTGATCATTTGACTGTTTGTATTCAGTCCTGAATGATTCCCATCTTTTGCAAATGTCCCTACTATATTCTATTgagcaaaaagaaaggaaatcctATAATCATGTTAACAGGGCAACTGCACATTGTTGATTAAGGATTGCAACTTGATCCTCACTGCTACTTTGTCAACATTTTTTTAAGCCTCACATGAATCTCTCCCCCCACACCATGGCAACTGAaagatttttctcatattttttcagaaaaaataaggcaagtctccttttcatttctcttcttcagtAATAAGCCTTTTCCAAATATCTCCTCCTCCACTCCATCTCACAAGATGAAGTTTTAAACTTTATAAGACTATGGCCTTTACCTGCTCAAAGTATCcattcttttctgtttcctccAGAAAATTCTtatctatttaatattttgaatctttcatttattttctttctcttcaagtCTACCTCCTCATCTCCTACTCTCTACATCTGGAAAATTGCAACAACATAAAGCTATCTGAAACCCTTACATCAACCTTTCATTCTCATTGACAATTATAAATCTAATGTGTGCCTTTTCTgactaaattccttgaaaaggtTACAATAGCTACAATACTAGGGCATATTTCTCTCCTCCtactttcttcttaattttttaatgcaGAATTCAATATTATAATGGTATCTTTGTTATCAAcaccaaagaatttttttcaattctcattctccttgaACTCTCTTAAGCTTTTGATAATATTGTTTCCTTGCAGATCTGTTCTTTATAAGTTTTCAAGAtactcctttctcctttttctcttactACTCATCTTGCCATTCTTTGTCCAATCCCATTTGTTGGCTGCTACTGGAGATAATGTCCTATAATCAAAGGTGTACCATGGAGTTCTATCCTGGGTCTTCTCTTAAACCTTTATACTACTTCCAAAATGATCCCACTGGCTCCagttgatttaattaattatctTAGATAACGATTCTCAAATGTACTTCTACTGCTCAACTTCACTGCTGAAATTTAATCTTGAATTGTAATTTTCAGAAAACTCAAACTAAATAGATAagagacatcttaaattcaaaatgTGGAAAAGTAAACATATTGCCTTTCCTCTACAGCTTGCCTACTTCCTAACATCCCTATAACTGTCACGAGCAAAATCATTTCCCATTCAATCAGTCTAATACCCTATGAATCATCCTGGAAAACTCATGATTTCTCATTGTCCTATTCAATTTGTTTTGAAGGCATCAgattcatctcatcagactttcAAACTCTTATTTAAGGCTTAAGAAAACTCCATAATTTTGAtgttctttccaattctagactgagaaagaaagaaagatgatccTTGAGCTCAGCATAACTGCTAGTAATTTCTACTGGATGGGGAAGGGCTATGGTATCCCCTAAGTAAGGAAGTATGAAGGATAATTTGTCTAATTCCTTACATTGACTCTGATCTTCATGAGACAGTGGGGAACAGGGAAGAGGAACAAGGCATATGTCACATGGGGATCTGAGCCCTGGAAGTTGTTGAGGAAATTGTAGGATCTCAGTGTGCCCCCTGCTTATGTTTTAGGAGGGGAAAAGGGTGGTGACACATAGGGGGTAAATTGGTCATATAGAAGGATTCCTTCAGTGGCTTGTAGAATTCAGGAAATTACTCACAGTGAATATTTTATCCAGTGATTGAAAGGTCAAAAGATGATCTGACTGTCAAAAGGAAGATAACACTATAAATGGAGGTGAATACAAAGCTTTTTATGGAAGGAAGGAACTGTAGGTTGGGTCTGAGCAGACTCTGAACCAGGATAGTGGAGAGAACAAGTCTTTTTAGAAATTATGGTTTTAAAGAGACAGATCAGTATGGTTTCTAAAGGGATTAGAAGCCATTTTGGGTTTCCGTGGAGTCTTGTCAGGGTGTCACCAAGGTGTGATTTTTGTTCTTAGCAAATCATAATCAATAGGGTTCTACTGGCCAAGAATATTTCTCAGACCTGAATCCAGCATTCCagtatttttactttaattttcctATGTGGGATTGGGCCATTAGGTACATTCTTCTTGAGCTGCTTCTAGCTCAGTTGGGACGATGAGCTATAGCAAAGGGGTAAGGGTGAAACTGCTGTATTCCTTGGGTTGAATAAGCATCAAGGATTTGAACATCTGAGATGTTGCAATATTCACTGTATTTTTAATGGAGGATGAAAGCATTTGAAACAAAGGAAGACCTGGAAGACCCAAAACACCATGATTAGTGGGGTTAAAATGGTAAGTAGCTATGGGAGTATGAGGGAAGACTGCCAACTAGACCAGGTGTCAGC
This region includes:
- the LOC141492699 gene encoding olfactory receptor 2AJ1-like, whose translation is MWNEKNQTFDRGFILLGLLNPNHYGLLFLILILMIFMLAIMGNAVLIILIYLDVRLHTPMYFLLSHLSFTDIFHISNTVPLMASNFITGRNSITFVGCGFQIFLSLLFLGAECLLLAAMSYDRYVAICHPLHYPIFMNHRISVLMASGCWLWGILNSTIHTTYLMLLPFCGSRTVDHFFCELPAMVKLSCVDTSRYERGINVSGVIFLLIPFSVILASYGQIFRTVLHIKSMEAQKKAFSTCSSHLVVVFMYYGPFTFTYMRPRSYHTPGQDKVLAISYTILTPMLNPIIYSLRNKDVLCALKKVLGKAVMQRN